A region of Plantactinospora sp. BC1 DNA encodes the following proteins:
- a CDS encoding futalosine hydrolase — protein sequence MHDGILVVTAVAAEAEAVRAGLVGDAVTVAPVGVGPAAAAAGTARLIALAEAAGRPYRGVVSAGIGGGFPGRAPVGGVVIATRSVAADLGAESPDGFLTLDELGFGTTTLPADPALLDVLRAGLPQAITGAVLTLGTVTGTAATTAALLARHPDAVAEAMEGYGVASAAVAAGLPFAELRTISNPIGPRDRSAWRIGDAFAALTAAFGTVGPKL from the coding sequence GTGCACGACGGCATACTCGTGGTCACGGCCGTCGCGGCCGAGGCCGAGGCGGTACGAGCCGGCCTGGTCGGCGACGCGGTCACCGTCGCACCGGTCGGGGTGGGTCCGGCGGCGGCCGCCGCCGGCACCGCCCGGCTGATCGCGCTCGCCGAGGCGGCCGGACGGCCGTACCGGGGAGTCGTCAGCGCCGGCATCGGCGGCGGCTTCCCCGGCCGGGCCCCGGTCGGCGGGGTGGTGATCGCGACCCGCAGCGTCGCGGCCGATCTCGGTGCCGAGTCGCCGGACGGTTTCCTCACCCTCGACGAGCTGGGTTTCGGCACCACCACCCTGCCCGCCGACCCGGCGCTGCTGGACGTGCTCCGGGCCGGGCTGCCGCAGGCGATCACCGGCGCGGTCCTCACCCTCGGCACCGTGACCGGCACGGCCGCGACCACCGCCGCCCTGCTGGCCCGGCACCCGGACGCGGTGGCCGAGGCGATGGAGGGGTACGGGGTGGCCAGCGCCGCCGTCGCCGCCGGGCTCCCCTTCGCCGAACTGCGTACGATCTCCAACCCGATCGGGCCCCGGGACCGCTCCGCGTGGCGGATCGGTGACGCCTTCGCGGCCCTGACCGCCGCCTTCGGCACGGTCGGCCCGAAGCTCTGA
- a CDS encoding GNAT family N-acetyltransferase: MPMTGEGEPVDLGGLLRKLRRQADLSQRELAVRAGVPKSTIARIEAGRSRDPKFRTVERLVLATGGTFGLDGLPPHPHEDRRDEGGRRYPAHLDVRDVYGPKDWPGAWWAHWYTLPPERWPLRVPEATFDLCRVRRDRRRWREDVRRRVRVRAVTEALPPDGWQWVAELPDGELVGELRAHLRGRHPTELWSPAEPDREVVLDGIVVVAECRGLGIGRRLFAELLVEMDRAGIRVAQAITEFDGVEFLVRCGFRPEPSRPVRLTLHRPD, translated from the coding sequence ATGCCCATGACAGGGGAGGGCGAGCCGGTCGACCTGGGCGGACTGCTCCGGAAGCTCCGCCGGCAGGCCGATCTCAGCCAGCGCGAGCTGGCGGTCCGTGCGGGCGTGCCGAAGAGCACCATCGCCCGGATCGAGGCCGGGCGGTCCCGTGACCCGAAGTTCCGCACGGTCGAGCGACTGGTGCTGGCCACCGGCGGCACGTTCGGGCTGGACGGGTTGCCGCCGCATCCGCACGAGGATCGACGCGACGAGGGTGGCCGACGCTATCCCGCCCACCTGGACGTGCGGGACGTCTACGGGCCGAAGGACTGGCCGGGAGCCTGGTGGGCGCACTGGTACACGCTGCCGCCGGAGCGGTGGCCGCTCAGGGTGCCTGAGGCGACCTTCGACCTCTGTCGGGTGCGCCGCGACCGGCGACGCTGGCGGGAGGACGTGCGCCGCCGGGTGCGGGTGCGGGCCGTGACAGAGGCTCTGCCGCCCGACGGCTGGCAGTGGGTGGCCGAGCTGCCCGACGGCGAGCTGGTCGGTGAGCTGCGGGCACACCTGCGCGGCCGGCATCCGACCGAGCTCTGGTCTCCCGCCGAACCGGACCGGGAGGTGGTACTCGACGGGATAGTGGTGGTGGCGGAGTGCCGAGGGCTGGGCATCGGGCGTCGACTCTTCGCCGAGCTGCTCGTCGAGATGGATCGGGCCGGCATCCGGGTCGCCCAGGCCATCACCGAGTTCGACGGGGTGGAGTTCCTGGTCCGTTGCGGGTTCCGGCCCGAGCCGAGCCGGCCGGTACGGCTGACCCTGCATCGCCCCGACTGA
- a CDS encoding DNA repair helicase XPB: MSGGPLIVQSDKTLLLEVDHPDALACRMAIAPFAELERSPEHVHTYRLTPLGLWNARAAGHDAEGVVDALLRFSRYPVPHALLVDVAETMDRYGRLQLAAHPTHGLVLRAVDRMVLIEVAKSKKLAGMLGAKVDDDTMVVHPSERGRLKQALLKLGWPAEDLAGYVDGEAHPIELATGGTDGKPAWELRSYQREAVQTFWAGGSGVVVLPCGAGKTLVGAAAMAEAKATTLILVTNTVAGRQWKRELVARTSLTEEEIGEYSGERKEIRPVTIATYQVLTARRGGAFTHLDLFGARDWGLVIYDEVHLLPAPIFRFTADLQARRRLGLTATLVREDGREGDVFSLIGPKRYDAPWKDIEAQGWIAPADCTEVRVTLTDAERMAYAVAEPEERYRVAATARTKLPVVKALVDRHSSDQVLVIGGYIDQLHELGETLGAPIVQGSTTNRERERLFDAFRAGEISTLVISKVGNFSIDLPEAAVAIQVSGTFGSRQEEAQRLGRVLRPKADRRQAHFYTVVSRDTIDTEYAAHRQRFLAEQGYAYTIVDADDVLGPPLPSVE, encoded by the coding sequence GTGAGCGGCGGACCACTGATCGTGCAGTCGGACAAGACCCTGCTGCTGGAGGTCGACCATCCCGACGCGCTCGCCTGTCGGATGGCGATCGCGCCCTTCGCCGAGCTGGAGCGCTCGCCGGAGCACGTGCACACCTACCGGCTGACCCCGCTGGGCCTCTGGAACGCCCGGGCGGCCGGGCACGACGCCGAGGGTGTGGTCGACGCGCTGCTGCGGTTCTCCCGCTATCCGGTGCCGCACGCGCTGCTGGTCGACGTCGCCGAGACCATGGACCGGTACGGCCGGCTGCAACTGGCCGCGCACCCGACGCACGGCCTGGTGCTGCGGGCGGTGGACCGGATGGTCCTGATCGAGGTCGCCAAGAGCAAGAAGCTCGCCGGCATGCTCGGCGCGAAGGTCGACGACGACACCATGGTCGTGCACCCGTCCGAGCGGGGCCGGCTCAAGCAGGCGCTGCTCAAGCTCGGCTGGCCGGCCGAGGACCTGGCCGGCTACGTCGACGGCGAGGCGCACCCGATCGAGCTGGCCACCGGCGGTACGGACGGCAAGCCGGCCTGGGAGCTGCGGTCGTACCAGCGGGAGGCGGTGCAGACCTTCTGGGCCGGCGGGTCGGGTGTGGTGGTGCTGCCCTGTGGTGCCGGCAAGACCCTGGTCGGGGCCGCCGCGATGGCCGAGGCGAAGGCGACCACGCTGATCCTGGTCACCAACACCGTCGCCGGCCGGCAGTGGAAGCGTGAGCTGGTCGCCCGTACCTCGCTGACCGAGGAGGAGATCGGGGAATACTCCGGCGAGCGCAAGGAGATCCGCCCGGTCACCATCGCGACGTACCAGGTGCTGACCGCGCGGCGCGGCGGCGCCTTCACCCACCTGGACCTCTTCGGCGCCCGGGACTGGGGCCTGGTGATCTACGACGAGGTGCACCTGCTGCCGGCGCCGATCTTCCGGTTCACCGCCGACCTCCAGGCCCGCCGCCGGCTCGGCCTGACCGCCACCCTGGTCCGGGAGGACGGCCGGGAGGGCGACGTCTTCTCGTTGATCGGCCCGAAGCGGTACGACGCGCCGTGGAAGGACATCGAGGCGCAGGGCTGGATCGCCCCGGCGGACTGCACCGAGGTACGCGTCACGCTGACCGACGCCGAGCGGATGGCGTACGCGGTCGCCGAGCCGGAGGAGCGCTACCGGGTGGCGGCGACCGCCCGCACCAAGCTGCCGGTGGTGAAGGCCCTGGTCGACCGGCACTCCTCCGACCAGGTGTTGGTGATCGGCGGCTACATCGACCAGCTCCACGAGTTGGGCGAGACGCTGGGCGCGCCGATCGTGCAGGGTTCGACCACCAACAGGGAACGGGAGCGGCTCTTCGACGCGTTCCGGGCCGGCGAGATCTCCACCCTGGTCATCTCCAAGGTCGGCAACTTCTCCATCGACCTGCCCGAGGCGGCGGTGGCGATCCAGGTCTCCGGCACCTTCGGGTCGCGCCAGGAGGAGGCGCAGCGGCTCGGCCGGGTGCTCCGGCCGAAGGCGGACCGCCGGCAGGCGCACTTCTACACGGTGGTCTCCCGGGACACCATCGACACGGAATACGCGGCACACCGGCAGCGCTTCCTCGCCGAGCAGGGGTACGCGTACACGATCGTCGACGCCGACGACGTGCTCGGCCCGCCGCTGCCCAGTGTGGAGTGA
- a CDS encoding 1,4-dihydroxy-6-naphthoate synthase produces the protein MALSLAISPCPNDTFVFHALVHGLVPGAPPVEVTYADVDVTNTAAERGAYDLVKVSYAALPWLLDDYHLLPCGGALGRGCGPLVLTRGDGPAGSAASGDGTDRADLTGATVAVPGDRTTAYLLFRLWSARRPPARIEVVPFHEIMPGVAAGRYDAGLVIHEARFTYPRHGLTALVDLGQWWEADTGLPIPLGAILARRGAVDPAEATGWIRDSVRRAWADPAGTEEYVLAHAQEMERDVVDRHIALYVNEFTAELGAEGQAAVDALLGRAAAAGLTPQISSSRATAWTS, from the coding sequence GTGGCGCTCTCCCTGGCGATCTCGCCCTGCCCCAACGACACCTTCGTGTTTCACGCCCTGGTGCACGGGCTGGTGCCCGGCGCCCCGCCGGTCGAGGTGACCTACGCCGACGTGGACGTCACCAACACCGCCGCCGAACGCGGGGCGTACGACCTGGTGAAGGTGAGCTACGCGGCGCTGCCCTGGCTGCTCGACGACTACCACCTGCTGCCCTGCGGCGGTGCGCTGGGCCGGGGCTGCGGACCGCTGGTGCTGACCCGGGGCGACGGACCGGCCGGCAGCGCGGCCAGCGGCGACGGGACCGACCGCGCCGACCTGACCGGGGCGACCGTGGCGGTACCCGGCGACCGGACCACGGCGTACCTGCTGTTCCGGCTCTGGTCGGCGCGGCGGCCACCGGCGCGGATCGAGGTCGTCCCGTTCCACGAGATCATGCCGGGCGTGGCGGCCGGCCGGTACGACGCCGGACTCGTCATCCACGAGGCCCGGTTCACGTACCCCCGGCACGGGTTGACCGCCCTGGTCGACCTCGGGCAGTGGTGGGAGGCCGACACCGGGCTGCCGATCCCGCTCGGCGCGATCCTGGCCCGCAGGGGTGCCGTCGACCCGGCCGAGGCGACCGGCTGGATCCGCGACTCGGTACGCCGGGCCTGGGCCGACCCGGCCGGCACCGAGGAGTACGTGCTCGCGCACGCCCAGGAGATGGAGCGCGACGTGGTCGACCGGCACATCGCGCTCTACGTCAACGAGTTCACCGCCGAGCTGGGCGCCGAGGGTCAGGCTGCCGTCGACGCCCTGCTCGGCCGGGCGGCTGCCGCCGGGCTGACCCCTCAGATCTCCAGTTCGCGGGCGACCGCGTGGACGAGCTGA
- a CDS encoding cold-shock protein, with protein sequence MPTGRVKWYDAAKGYGFVTSDEGGDVFLPKGALPAGVTDLKGGQRVEFGVVDSRRGAQALGVKLLDAPPSMAELRRRPAEELHGLVEDMIKVLEAKVQPDLRRGRFPDRKTAQTVAQLVHAVARELEI encoded by the coding sequence GTGCCGACGGGTCGAGTGAAGTGGTACGACGCGGCCAAGGGATACGGGTTCGTCACCAGTGACGAGGGTGGCGACGTGTTCCTGCCGAAGGGCGCGCTGCCGGCTGGTGTCACCGACCTGAAGGGCGGCCAGCGGGTCGAGTTCGGCGTCGTGGACAGCCGCCGGGGCGCGCAGGCGCTCGGGGTGAAGCTGCTGGACGCGCCACCGTCCATGGCGGAGCTTCGCCGCCGGCCGGCGGAGGAGCTGCACGGCCTGGTCGAAGACATGATCAAGGTGCTGGAGGCGAAGGTCCAGCCGGACCTGCGTCGCGGCCGGTTCCCCGACCGCAAGACGGCGCAGACGGTGGCTCAGCTCGTCCACGCGGTCGCCCGCGAACTGGAGATCTGA
- a CDS encoding helicase-associated domain-containing protein, which produces MTTLADHLRALPDEALAALFRLRPDLVVPVPTDLSALAVRAQSRVSVARALDGLDEFTLRILDAARLTRDADHGETSTEQILTLAAGAGRRPDRAAVRSAVDRLRALFLLYGPEESLLVVPGVDEVCSPYPAGLGRPAAELDPETAALVADPARLRRTLLAAPPPARAILDRLAAGPPVGTLPAAAASGAASPVSWLVENRLLVPVTEPSTLAGKPTAVELPREIGLLLRRDTGPLGPLRPTPPAVAGTAREPKAADSAGAGQAMEAVRHTEALLDQLAAEPAPVLRSGGLGVRDLRRLARATGLDEPTAALLLEVAYAAGLLGELDLPGAVTARNGADQQMLPSAGYEGWRDASLAHRWEHLARAWLSMTRQVGLVGQRDDRDRPITVLSAEAERAGVPAVRRAVLDVLGDLEPGAAPSVDEVVDLLAWRSPRRSLGREAGQREVLAEAALLGVTGLGALTTYGRLLLAQWTAGETRPGEPGDDPLGVRPDAGGAAGGGSAAVRALDALLPAPVDHFLVQADLTVVVPGPPEPTVAAELATVAEQESAGGASVHRVTGASVRRALDAGYAADDLHALFKRRSRTPVPQGLTYLIDDVARKHGGLRVGSAGAYLRSDDEALLTEVLADRRLAPMSLRRLAPTVLTTPHLVGRLLAALREAGYAPVSEDASGATVLTRPKVRRAPARGSVASRVADPLATPRLTTPRLLGIVEQIRRGDAAARAARRAPSTVRGAGRPGGAGPGMPTAHAHTQALAVLQQAVRDKALVWVGYVDAHGATASRLVRPVSIGAGYLRAEDERTEMLHTFALHRITAAVLDE; this is translated from the coding sequence ATGACCACACTCGCCGACCACCTGCGGGCGCTGCCCGACGAGGCGCTGGCCGCCCTGTTCCGGCTGCGTCCGGACCTCGTCGTGCCGGTACCGACCGATCTGTCCGCCCTGGCGGTCCGCGCCCAGTCCCGGGTCTCGGTGGCCCGGGCCCTGGACGGGCTCGACGAGTTCACCCTGCGGATCCTGGACGCGGCCCGGCTCACCCGTGACGCGGATCATGGCGAGACGTCGACGGAGCAGATCCTCACCCTGGCCGCCGGGGCCGGCCGCCGGCCGGACCGGGCCGCCGTCCGGTCGGCCGTCGACCGGCTCCGGGCGCTCTTCCTGCTGTACGGGCCGGAGGAGTCTCTGCTGGTCGTGCCGGGCGTGGACGAGGTCTGCTCGCCGTACCCGGCGGGGCTGGGCCGGCCGGCGGCGGAGCTGGACCCGGAGACGGCGGCGCTGGTCGCGGACCCGGCCCGGCTGCGTCGGACCCTGCTGGCCGCCCCGCCACCGGCCCGGGCGATCCTGGACCGGCTCGCCGCCGGTCCCCCGGTCGGCACGCTGCCGGCCGCCGCGGCGTCCGGCGCCGCCTCCCCGGTCTCCTGGCTGGTCGAGAACCGCCTGCTGGTGCCGGTCACCGAGCCCAGCACGCTGGCCGGCAAGCCGACCGCCGTCGAACTCCCCCGGGAGATCGGCCTGCTGCTGCGCCGCGACACCGGCCCGCTCGGCCCGCTCCGCCCGACCCCGCCGGCGGTGGCCGGCACGGCCCGGGAACCGAAGGCCGCCGACTCCGCCGGGGCCGGCCAGGCGATGGAGGCGGTACGGCACACCGAGGCGCTGCTCGACCAGCTCGCCGCCGAGCCCGCCCCGGTACTCCGCTCCGGCGGGCTCGGGGTACGCGACCTGCGCCGGCTGGCCCGGGCCACCGGGCTGGACGAGCCGACCGCCGCGCTGCTGCTCGAGGTGGCGTACGCGGCGGGGCTGCTCGGCGAACTGGACCTGCCCGGCGCCGTCACCGCCCGCAACGGCGCGGACCAGCAGATGCTGCCGTCCGCCGGTTACGAGGGCTGGCGGGACGCCTCGCTGGCGCACCGCTGGGAACACCTGGCCCGGGCCTGGCTCAGCATGACCCGACAGGTGGGGCTCGTCGGCCAGCGCGACGACCGGGACCGCCCGATCACGGTGCTCTCGGCCGAGGCGGAACGGGCCGGGGTGCCGGCGGTACGTCGGGCCGTCCTCGACGTACTCGGTGATCTCGAACCGGGGGCCGCGCCGAGCGTCGACGAGGTGGTGGACCTGCTCGCCTGGCGCTCGCCCCGGCGCAGCCTGGGCCGGGAGGCCGGGCAGCGGGAGGTACTCGCCGAGGCGGCACTGCTCGGCGTCACCGGGCTCGGCGCGCTCACCACGTACGGCCGGTTGCTGCTGGCGCAGTGGACCGCCGGGGAGACCCGGCCCGGCGAGCCCGGCGACGACCCGCTCGGCGTACGGCCGGACGCGGGCGGGGCGGCCGGGGGCGGCTCCGCCGCGGTCCGGGCCCTGGACGCGCTGCTGCCGGCACCGGTGGACCATTTCCTGGTGCAGGCCGACCTGACCGTGGTGGTGCCGGGGCCGCCGGAGCCGACCGTCGCCGCCGAACTCGCCACGGTGGCCGAGCAGGAGTCGGCCGGCGGAGCCAGCGTGCACCGGGTGACCGGGGCCAGCGTGCGGCGGGCGCTGGACGCCGGGTACGCGGCCGACGACCTGCACGCGCTCTTCAAACGCCGGTCCCGCACGCCCGTGCCGCAGGGGCTGACGTACCTGATCGACGACGTGGCCCGCAAGCACGGCGGGCTGCGGGTCGGCTCCGCCGGGGCGTACCTGCGCAGCGACGACGAGGCGCTGCTGACCGAGGTACTCGCCGACCGCCGGCTCGCCCCGATGTCGCTGCGCCGGCTGGCGCCGACCGTGCTCACCACCCCGCACCTGGTGGGGCGGCTGCTCGCCGCGCTGCGCGAGGCCGGGTACGCCCCGGTCTCCGAGGACGCGTCCGGGGCGACGGTGCTGACCCGGCCGAAGGTACGCCGGGCACCGGCCCGGGGTTCGGTCGCGAGCCGGGTCGCCGATCCGCTGGCCACGCCGAGGCTGACCACGCCCCGGCTGCTCGGCATCGTGGAGCAGATCCGCCGGGGTGACGCCGCCGCCCGGGCGGCCCGCCGGGCGCCGAGTACGGTCCGGGGCGCCGGACGGCCGGGCGGGGCCGGTCCGGGGATGCCGACCGCGCACGCGCACACCCAGGCGCTGGCAGTACTCCAGCAGGCGGTCCGGGACAAGGCGCTGGTCTGGGTCGGCTACGTCGACGCGCACGGCGCGACCGCGTCCCGGCTGGTCCGGCCGGTCTCGATCGGCGCCGGCTATCTGCGGGCCGAGGACGAGCGCACCGAGATGCTGCACACCTTCGCGCTGCACCGGATCACGGCGGCGGTACTCGACGAGTGA
- a CDS encoding HAD family hydrolase, whose product MTTPAVGFDLDLTLIDTRPGIAAAYRALTAATGVYVDADAAVSRLGPLLRTEMANWFPPERLDEAVETYRSLYSEYAITMSPPLPGAVEALAETRAAGLRVVVVTGKYGPLARMHLEHLGMAVDELVGELFAAEKATALTAHGAELYVGDHVADMVAARTAGIPGLGVTTGSHDADELRAAGADLVVADLTGFPQALRRLMRLAL is encoded by the coding sequence GTGACCACCCCCGCCGTCGGGTTCGACCTCGACCTGACCCTGATCGACACCCGGCCCGGGATCGCCGCCGCCTATCGGGCGCTCACCGCCGCGACCGGGGTGTACGTCGACGCCGACGCCGCGGTCTCCCGGCTCGGCCCGCTGCTCCGGACCGAGATGGCGAACTGGTTTCCGCCGGAGCGCCTGGACGAGGCCGTCGAGACCTACCGTTCGCTCTATTCGGAGTACGCGATCACGATGTCCCCGCCGCTGCCCGGCGCGGTCGAGGCGCTGGCCGAGACGCGGGCGGCGGGTCTGCGGGTGGTGGTGGTCACCGGCAAGTACGGCCCGCTGGCCCGGATGCACCTGGAACACCTCGGCATGGCGGTCGACGAGCTGGTCGGCGAACTCTTCGCGGCGGAGAAGGCGACCGCGCTGACCGCGCACGGCGCGGAACTCTACGTCGGTGACCACGTCGCCGACATGGTCGCGGCGCGGACCGCCGGCATCCCGGGACTCGGGGTGACCACCGGCTCGCACGACGCCGACGAGCTGCGGGCGGCCGGCGCCGATCTGGTGGTCGCGGACCTTACCGGATTCCCGCAGGCGCTTCGGCGGCTGATGCGGCTAGCCTTGTGA
- a CDS encoding SDR family oxidoreductase, giving the protein MNLDGLRVAITGAARDTGRLLAEAFAERGAQIFLSARDLAAAEHVADAISQRGPGRADAFHCDLAVPESVRAFAAAAAERTKHLDVLINNGAPYIEGDDLGAVSDDKIERVMAAGGTGTMLLTKNLLPLLRASSRPDIVNMISACGEVGHRRSGAHPAFYAAKHAHAGLAEILSHRLRPEGIRVISLFPPDFVQDGPRQVNSDLTARSVIDCVLFAVGQPRDCFIREFHFEQVRRASTP; this is encoded by the coding sequence ATGAATCTTGACGGCCTGCGCGTCGCCATCACCGGTGCAGCACGTGACACCGGGCGACTACTGGCCGAAGCCTTCGCCGAGCGCGGTGCGCAGATCTTCCTCTCGGCCCGCGACCTGGCTGCGGCCGAGCATGTTGCTGATGCGATCAGCCAGCGGGGGCCAGGTCGGGCTGATGCATTTCACTGCGACCTCGCCGTACCGGAGTCGGTGCGCGCGTTCGCCGCTGCCGCGGCCGAACGGACGAAGCACCTCGATGTGTTGATCAACAATGGTGCCCCATACATCGAAGGTGACGACCTGGGAGCTGTCTCCGACGACAAGATCGAAAGAGTGATGGCTGCGGGCGGGACCGGCACCATGTTGTTGACCAAAAATCTACTGCCGCTGCTACGGGCATCGTCGCGGCCCGACATCGTCAACATGATTTCCGCATGCGGCGAGGTGGGGCACCGCCGCTCGGGTGCACATCCCGCGTTCTACGCCGCTAAGCATGCCCACGCCGGACTCGCTGAGATCCTGTCGCACCGGCTCCGGCCAGAAGGGATCCGGGTAATCTCACTGTTTCCGCCGGACTTCGTTCAGGACGGGCCCCGACAGGTAAACAGCGACCTAACCGCGCGATCGGTCATCGACTGCGTGCTTTTCGCGGTCGGCCAACCACGAGACTGTTTCATTCGCGAGTTCCACTTCGAGCAGGTTCGGCGGGCGTCCACACCCTGA
- a CDS encoding L,D-transpeptidase family protein, with the protein MVLTRLGTGLITLVAVALFGAGACAFDPQSDQSGAAGGLTPVGAENATGASAPPAPDQGAAATPSPRTTPRRPAPTTKAPPVKKPAKKPARTGSPKPPAGCPQGERQREVEGYLARLGGFGTVTVDGRQSAADCAAIKKFQRRYDIRPAEGRAGPTTADVARRLARTDTGRCKAGSGTTFCVDLTQQTVWAIRGGKVVMAPTVTRTGMSGYATPAGTYRVNFRNTREWSDPYEVWLPYWQRFVGGIGFHETTTYLHNKAIGSHGCVNLLPVDARRMWQLGKVGTRVHVMGRRPGT; encoded by the coding sequence ATGGTACTGACGCGTCTCGGCACCGGTCTGATCACTCTAGTGGCGGTCGCCCTGTTCGGCGCCGGTGCGTGCGCGTTTGATCCGCAGTCGGACCAGTCGGGAGCCGCCGGGGGGCTCACGCCGGTCGGCGCGGAGAACGCAACGGGGGCGAGCGCGCCGCCCGCGCCGGATCAGGGAGCAGCAGCCACCCCCAGCCCGCGTACCACCCCGCGCCGGCCCGCGCCGACGACGAAGGCACCGCCGGTGAAGAAGCCGGCGAAGAAACCGGCCCGGACCGGTTCGCCGAAGCCGCCGGCCGGCTGCCCGCAGGGGGAGCGGCAGCGCGAGGTCGAGGGCTACCTGGCCCGGCTGGGCGGATTCGGCACCGTCACCGTCGACGGCCGGCAGTCGGCCGCCGACTGCGCCGCCATCAAGAAGTTCCAGCGCCGCTACGACATCCGCCCGGCCGAGGGCCGAGCCGGGCCGACCACCGCCGACGTGGCCCGCCGACTGGCCCGGACCGACACCGGCAGGTGCAAGGCCGGCAGCGGGACGACCTTCTGCGTCGACCTGACCCAGCAGACCGTCTGGGCGATCCGCGGCGGCAAGGTGGTGATGGCGCCCACCGTCACCCGCACCGGCATGTCGGGGTACGCCACGCCGGCCGGCACCTACCGCGTCAACTTCCGCAACACCAGGGAGTGGTCCGACCCGTACGAGGTGTGGCTGCCGTACTGGCAGCGCTTCGTCGGCGGGATCGGCTTCCACGAGACGACCACCTATCTGCACAACAAGGCGATCGGCTCACACGGCTGCGTCAACCTGCTGCCGGTCGACGCGCGACGGATGTGGCAACTCGGCAAGGTGGGGACCCGGGTGCACGTGATGGGCCGCCGGCCGGGGACCTGA
- a CDS encoding epoxide hydrolase family protein has translation MLESFRVHASGADLADLRARLRATRWSDAPEAAGWSLGVDLSYLRDLVGYWAEEFDWPAQEEALARLPRFRSTVHGLGIAFLHARAVAPGGPALPLILCHGWPDSSWRYEKVLPLLTDPGAHGGDPADAFDVVVPDMPGFGHSDRPAGAPLDSVAVAGLFAELMTVAGYPTFGVAGGDIGSSVSRYLALDHAERVVAVHRMEASLPVDVGADYTPEERAYLDTAAEWKAAEGAYADLHRTKPQTAAVGLTDSPAGLAAWIVEKLRSWSDCGGDVERSFTRDEICGLLTRYWLTGTIGSSMRMYAANAAIPIEQHARRVEVPSGFALFPGDTLHPPRRWLERFANVVRVTKMPRGGHFAPFEEPELYARELRDFFRPYRAAVGANQRPAR, from the coding sequence ATGCTTGAGTCGTTCCGGGTGCACGCCAGCGGGGCCGATCTGGCCGACCTGCGGGCCCGTCTGCGCGCGACCCGCTGGTCGGACGCACCTGAGGCCGCCGGCTGGTCATTGGGAGTCGATCTCAGCTACCTGCGGGATCTCGTCGGATACTGGGCCGAGGAGTTCGACTGGCCGGCCCAGGAGGAGGCGCTGGCCCGGTTGCCGCGCTTCCGGTCCACCGTCCACGGGCTGGGCATAGCGTTCTTGCACGCCCGGGCCGTCGCGCCGGGTGGGCCCGCGTTGCCGCTGATCCTCTGCCACGGCTGGCCGGACTCTTCCTGGCGCTACGAGAAGGTGCTGCCGCTGCTGACCGATCCCGGGGCGCACGGTGGTGACCCGGCCGATGCGTTCGACGTAGTCGTGCCGGACATGCCGGGGTTCGGGCACTCGGACCGCCCGGCCGGCGCGCCGCTGGACTCTGTCGCGGTGGCCGGGCTGTTCGCCGAGCTGATGACCGTGGCCGGCTACCCGACGTTCGGGGTGGCCGGCGGCGACATCGGCAGCTCGGTCAGCCGCTACCTCGCCCTCGACCACGCCGAACGGGTGGTGGCCGTGCACCGCATGGAGGCCAGCCTCCCGGTCGACGTCGGGGCGGACTACACGCCTGAGGAACGCGCGTACCTGGACACTGCAGCCGAGTGGAAGGCCGCCGAGGGCGCGTACGCCGATCTGCACCGCACCAAACCGCAGACCGCGGCCGTCGGGCTGACCGACTCGCCGGCTGGCTTGGCCGCCTGGATCGTCGAGAAGCTGCGCTCGTGGAGCGACTGCGGCGGCGACGTCGAGCGCAGCTTCACCCGGGACGAGATCTGCGGGCTGCTCACCCGCTACTGGCTGACCGGGACCATCGGCTCGTCGATGCGCATGTACGCGGCCAACGCCGCCATCCCGATCGAGCAGCACGCGCGCCGGGTCGAGGTGCCGTCCGGTTTCGCGCTGTTCCCTGGTGACACGCTGCATCCGCCGCGCCGCTGGCTCGAACGGTTCGCGAACGTCGTGCGGGTCACCAAGATGCCCCGGGGGGGCCACTTCGCCCCGTTCGAGGAGCCCGAGCTGTACGCGCGGGAACTGCGCGACTTCTTCCGCCCCTACCGCGCCGCAGTCGGCGCAAACCAGCGGCCAGCCCGGTAG